The DNA window GCGATTTTCATCAGCAGGAATATATCCACGACCTTTATTAATTGTAATATCAATTTGCATTGTAGCTTTAGAATCTAAATGGCAAATAACTAATTCAGGATTTAACACTTCAAATCCAGTCAAATACTTGCCTATATCACCTGCTTTAAATTCAGTAGAATTCTCTACAGAGATAGTGACCTTCTCACTTTCAAACTCTTCAACCACTTGCTTGAATCTTACTTGTTTCAGATTCAAAATAATGTTAGTTACGTCTTCCTTGACTCCTGGAACAGTTGAAAATTCGTGCTCAACACCCTCAATTTTAATAGTAGTGATGGCATAACCTTCTAATGAAGAGAGAAGAATACGGCGCAAAGCATTACCCACAGTAATACCAAATCCAGGTTCCAGCGGACGAAATTCGAATTTACCGAATTTTGCGTCTGCCTCTAACATCAATACTTTATCAGGTTTTTGAAATGCTAATATAGCCATGAAATTAATTATTATTTAGAATACAACTCTACAATCAACTGCTCTTTAATGTTTTCAGGGATGTCTGCTCTTTCAGGAACATGCAATAATTTGCCAACCTTTGAAGTTTCTTCCCATTCTAACCAAGGATATTTGCTGTGATTAAAACCTGCAAGTGAATTTGCAATCACTTCCATAGATTTAGATCTTTCACGTACGCCAATTACCTGACCTGGTTTAACTGAATAAGAAGGAATATTAACTACTTTCCCATCAACAGTGATGTGTCTGTGACTTACCAACTGGCGAGCTGCTGCACGTGTATTTCCAATACCTAAACGGAATACGATATTATCAAGACGAAGTTCCAATTGTTGAATAAGGATCTCACCAGTAATACCTTTAGCACTTTCAGCTCTTTCAAATAGATTACGGAATTGTTTTTCTAAAACTCCATAAGTATATTTCGCTTTTTGTTTTTCACGAAGTTGGATACCATATTCTGAAGTTTTTCTCTTTCTAGAATTTCCGTGTTGTCCAGGAGGGTAATTCTTCTTTGATAATACTTTATCAGGACCGAAGATACCTTCACCAAATTTACGTGCAATTCTTGATTTAGGACCTGTATATCTAGCCATTTTTTTTAATATTTAATTGTTTGTTAATGAACTTAATCTGTTGCAGCCGCGATTACAGAAAGGAATATGTAATCCAATAACAAAATCAAGTATCATATTTAAAATAAAGAAATTTTAGACTCTCCTTCTTTTTGGAGGACGACAACCATTATGTGGAAGTGGGGTTACGTCTACAATTTCAGTAACTTCAATACCGGCACCATGAATAGTTCTAATAGCTGATTCACGTCCGTTTCCTGGTCCTTTTACATATGCTTTAACTTTTCTCAAGCCAAGATCATATGCAATTTTTGCACAATCTTGTGCAGCCATCTGAGCTGCATAAGGAGTGTTCTTTTTAGAACCTCTAAATCCCATCTTTCCTGCTGAAGACCATGAGATAATCTGACCTTCACTGTTTGCTAAAGAAACAATAATGTTGTTGAATGATGAATGAACATGTAATTGTCCATTAGCATCAACCTTTACATTTCTTTTCTTAGCTGCGACTGTTTTTTTTGCCATATCAACAATTATTATTTAGTAGCTTTTTTCTTATTTGCAACTGTTTTCTTTCTACCCTTACGTGTACGTGCATTGTTCTTAGTGCCTTGACCTCTAACAGGTAAGCCAATACGGTGACGAACACCACGGTAGCAACCAATATCCATTAATCGCTTAATGTTTAGTTGAACTTCAGAACGAAGATCACCTTCTACTTTGAATTCTGCGCCAATAATTTCACGGATTTTAGCAGCTTGATCATCAGTCCAATCTTTAACTTTAACATCTCTGTCAACTCCAGCCTTATCCAAAATCTTAGCTGAACTACTGCGACCTACTCCATATACATAGGTTAACGCTATCTCACCTCTTTTATTCTGAGGTAAATCTACACCAACTATTCTTATAGCCATATATTAAATTATTTTTTTTGCAAAAATAATAAATTATCCTTGACGTTGTTTATACTTAGGATTTTTCTTATTAATAACATACAAACAGCCATTACGTCTAACGATTTTGCATTCCGGCGTACGTTTTTTTAATGATGCTCTTACTTTCATATTATTTTTTATTATTTATATCTAAAAACGATTCTTCCTTTAGATAAATCATAAGGGGACATTTCCACTCTCACTTTATCACCAGGCAAAATTTTAATGTAATGCATTCTCATTTTTCCTGAGATATGAGCAGTAATCTCATGCCCATTTTCTAACTCTACATGAAACATTGCGTTAGACAATGCTTCAACGATAACTCCATCTTGTTCTATTGCAGATTGTTTCGCCATATTAAATCGCTTTATCACTTAAAACTTGTTCAACATAATCAAAAGTAGACAGTATATCAGCACCATTAGGACCTACAGCAATTGTATGTTCGAAATGTGCAGCTGCTTTGCGGTCTCTGGTTCTGACAGTCCAACCATCACGTTCCATAACGATTTCGCGAGAACCTAATGTGATCATTGGCTCGATAGCTATGCACAATCCTTTTTTAAGTAATGTGCCATATCCACGTTTCCCATAATTAGGAACCTGAGGATCTTCATGCATATCTTTACCAATACCGTGACCAACAAATTCTCTCACGACACCATATGAATTAGACTCACAATATTGTTGTATTGCATACCCGATATCACCTAGACGTTTACCAACAACAGCATTCTGTATGCCAACATAAAGTGACTCTTTTGTAACTCTTAATAATTTACGAACTTCCGGATCAACATCACCTACACAAAAGGTATAAGCTGAATCTCCGCAAAAACCATTCATAAATGTACCACAGTCAATCGAAACAATATCACCATCCTCCAATGGATTATCATTTGGTATACCATGTACTACTTGATCATTAACAGAAGTACAAAGAGTGCTTGGAAACGGATCACCATATTGATTAGGAAATCCTTTAAAAGTAGGAATAGCACCATTATCTCTAATGAACTCTTCAGCTACTTTATCAAGCTCACGGGTAGTAACACCTGGTTTAATAAGCTTTGCTACTTCTGCTAATGCTTTACCTACGAGCAAATTACTTGCTCGTAGTAGTTCTATCTCATCTTCAGTTTTAAGAAATATCATTTTATAATGATTAATACGCAGCAACGCTGCCTGAACGTCCTTTTATTCTTCCAGATTTTAACAATCCATCATAGTGTCTCATCAAAAGATGACTCTCAACTTGTTGAAGAGTATCAAGTACAACCCCAACTAGAATCAACAATGAAGTTCCACCGAAGAATTGAGCAAATTCAGCTTTAACACCAAATATACCAGCAAAAGCAGGCATAATTGCTACCGCAGCCAAGAATAAAGAACCAGGTAAAGTTATGCGAGACATAATCTCATCAATATACTCTGCTGTTTTCTTACCAGGTTTAATTCCTGGAATAAAACCATTATTTCTCTTCATATCCTCTGCCATCTGGTTAGGATTAATTGTTATTGCTGTATAGAAATATGTGAAAAGAATAATCATAACAGCAAAAACAAAATTATACCAAAATCCTGTATGGTTAGTTAATGCACGAGCAACACCACTTGCACTTGCCACATTTGAATATCCAATAATAGCTACTGGAATAAACATAATAGCTTGAGCAAATATAATAGGCATTACATTAGCAGCATTAACTTTCAAAGGGATATACTGTCTAGCACCACCGTATTGTTTATTACCAACAATTCTCTTTGCATATTGTACAGGAACTTTTCTAGTACCTTGTACCAGCATGATAGCACCAGCAATAACTAATAACAAGAAGACAATTTCAAATAAGAACATGATCAGACCACCCGCACCAGTATCAGTAGTACGAGACACAACTTCCTGAGACAAAGCCTGTGGAAGACGTGCTATAATACCAACCATAATAATTAATGAAATACCGTTGCCTATACCCTTGTCTGTTATTCTCTCACCAAGCCACAATATGAACATACTTCCAGCAGCCAAAATGATTGTAGAAGTTATCATAAATAAAGTCCAGTTCAATGAAGGATTCAAAGAAGGACCAGCTTGTGCTTTCAAATTCATCAAATAAGAAGGAGCTTGAAACAATAATATTGCTATAGTTAAATAACGAGTATACTGGTTAATTTTTATTCTACCACTTTCTCCTTCACGTTGCAGTTTCTGAAAATAAGGAACTGCAATTGCTAAAAGTTGAATAACAATTGAAGCAGAGATATAAGGCATTATACCCAAAGCGAAAACAGAAGCATTAGAAAATGCTCCTCCAGAGAACATGTTCAACAAAGCTAATAGACCTTCACTAGTTTGCTTATGCAGTTGAGTTAACATTCCAGGATTAATGCCTGGCAAAACTACAAAGGAACCAAAACGATAAATCGCTACAAATAATATAGTGATGAGGATCCGTTGTCTCAGATCCTCAATCTTCCATATATTTTTTAATGTTTCAATAGCTTTTCTCATTGAATTAGAGTTTTACAGCATTTCCACCTAAAGACTCAATGGCTGCAACTGCACTCTTTGAAAAAGCATTAGCTTCTACATCAAGTTTGCTTGTTAAGCTACCATTACCTAAAATCTTCACCAATTGATTTGAAGAGATAAATCCAGCTTCAATAAAGTCATTAATACCAACTTTTGACAAACTTTTAGCTTCAGCTAGTTTTTGCAAAGAATCAAGATTTAAGGCTTTATATTCTACTCTATTTATATTCTTAAAACCAAATTTAGGGACACGACGTTGGAGAGGCATCTGTCCACCTTCAAAACCAATCTTTCTAGAATAACCAGATCTTGATTTTGCTCCTTTGTGACCTCTTGTAGAAGTACCACCTAAGCCTGAACCAGAGCCACGACCGACTCTTTTTCTTGTTTTGGTAGATCCTTCTGCAGGTTTTAAATTACTTAAGTTCATATTGTAATTAGTTTTATTATTCAACAATAAATTACTTAATGATGGTTACCAAGTGTTTAACTTTAGATACCATACCAAGAATTGAAGGAGTTTCTTCGTGCTCAACCACACGATTCAATTTGCGAAGTCCTAATGCATCAAGCGTTCTCTTTTGATCAGCTGGAGCACCAATTCTACTTTTTATTTGTTTGATCTTAATAGTCGACATATTTCCTCCTTATCCTCTAAATACTTTATCCATACTAATACCTCTGTTCTGAGCTACAGTTCTTGCATCTCTCATCTCACCTAAAGCTACAATTGTAGCTTTAACAAGATTGTGAGGATTAGAAGAACCTTTAGATTTAGCCAAAACATCAGTTACACCAACGCTTTCAAGTACTGCACGCATAGCACCACCTGCTACAACTCCTGTACCGTGTGAAGCTGGTTTAATAAATACCTCAGCTCCACCAAATCTTGCAGTTTGTTCATGAGGAACGGTTCCTTTTAAAACTGGCACTTTAATTAAGTTCTTTTTAGCTGACTCAACACCTTTAGCGATTGCTGCAGTTACTTCACCAGCTTTACCAAGTCCCCAACCAATAACACCATCTTCGTTACCAACAACTACTATTGCAGAAAAACTGAAAGTTCTACCACCCTTTGTTACTTTTGTAACACGATTAATAGCAACTAATCTGTCTTTAAGCTCAATATCACTAGATATTTTAATTCGATTACTTATTCCTGCCATAATAATTAAAATTTAAGTCCACCGTTACGAGCAGCATCAGCTACCTCTTTTACTCTCCCATGATATAAGTAACCATTACGATCGAATACAACAGTTGTAATACCTGCTTCCTGCGCTTTTTTAGCGATCAATTCACCAACTTTAGCAGCTTGTTCTTTCTTTGCTAATTTTTCTTCAAGACCAAGAGAAGAAGCAGAAGCTAAAGTTTTTCCACACAAATCATCAATGATTTGAACATAGATTTGTTTGTTACTTCTAAACACACTCATACGTGGACATCCGGTAGTACCAGAGATCTTATTACGTACTCTGTATTTAATTTTAATTCGTCTTTCTATTTTTGTTGTCATGATTATACAAATTTATGTAAATTACTTAGCACCGGCTGATTTGCCCGATTTTCTGCGAATTTCTTCTCCAACAAATTTAATACCTTTACCTTTATATGGTTCTGGCTTACGGAAAGAACGTATTTTTGAACAAACTTGACCTAGTAACTGTTTGTCACAAGATTCTAAAATGATAAGAGGATTCTTATTTCTTTCAGACTTAGTTTCAACTTTAACTTCTAAAGGCAATTGCAAGAAAATATTATGTGAATAACCAAGAGCAAATTCGATAATGTTACCATTGCTTGTTGCACGGTAACCAACACCAACTAACTCAAGCTCTTTCTTGTAACCTTCAGAAACACCAACAACCATGTTATTAATCAAAGAACGATAAAGACCATGAAATGCTCTTTCTTGTCTTTCATCGCTATTACGAGTCAATAAAATCTGATTATCAGCTACCTCCACTTTAATAAGAGGATTAACATACTGACTTAATTCTCCCTTTGGTCCTTTTACAGTAACCACATCATCTTTCAGAGTAACTGATACTCCAGCTGGGATACTAATGGGTAATTTTCCTATTCTAGACATTGCTTATTCCTCCTAAATTAATATACATAACACAAGACTTCTCCGCCAATTTTAAGCTCAGCAGCCTCTTTGTTAGTCATTACACCTTTGGAAGTAGATATTATAGCAATACCCAAACCATTAATAACACGTGGCATATCTTTGTATCCAGTATACTTACGTAAACCTGGAGAAGATATTCTAATCAGTTTTTTGATCGCGTTAACTTTGTTAACGGAATCATACTTCAAGGCAACTTTAATAGTTCCTTGAGGTCCATCTTCTACAAACTTGTAATTAAGAATGTAGCCTTTCTCAAAAAGGATTTTTGTAATTTCCTTTTTAAGGTTAGAGGCAGGAATTTCAACAACTCTGTGCTTTGCACCGATTGCGTTTCTCAACCTCGTTAAATAATCTGCTATTGGATCAGTCATATAAAATTGTTAAATTAATCAGGCATCCCTGACAATATTTAAAAAAATAATTTACCAGCTTGCTTTTTTAACTCCGGGAATAAGACCATTAGATGCCATTTCACGAAATTGAATTCTTGAAATACCAAACTGACGAATATAGCCCTTTGGACGACCAGTTAGTTTACAACGATTGTGTAAACGAACAGGTGATGCATTCTTAGGCAAAGCCTGTAATGCATCATAATCACCGTCTTTTTTTAACTGAGCTCTCTTTTCAGCATATTTGGCTACAAGTTTTGCTCTCTTTACTTCGCGAGCTTTCATTGATTCTTTTGCCATAATATATTAGTCTTTTTTTGAGTTTTTAAAAGGTAAACCAAATTCTTTCAATAAAGCATATCCTTCTTCATCTGACTGAGCAGTTGTAACGAAAGTTATGTTCATACCAAGAATTTTAGTAATACTATCAATATTGATTTCAGGGAAAATAATTTGTTCCTGAATACCTAAAGTATAGTTACCTTTACCATCAAATTTACTTTCAATACCTTTAAAGTCACGAATACGAGGCAAAGCAACACGAACCAATTTTTCAAGGAACTCATACATTCTTTCACGACGTAAAGTAACCATCACACCGATAGGCATTTTTTTACGTAACTTAAAGTTTGCAATATCCTTACGAGAAATTGTAGCAACAGCTTTCTGACCAGTAATCGCAGTCATCTCATTTATTGCAACTTCAATAATTTTCTTATCAGCAACAGCAGATCCTAAACCTTGATTGATAACAATCTTTTTAAGAACTGGAACTTGCATAGATGAACTATATTGAAATTGTTCTTTTAATGCAGGCGCAATACGCTCTGCATATTCTTTCTTAAGGCTAGCAGTATTACTCATTACTTAATCTCCTCTCCTGATTTTTTAGAATAACGCACTAAAGTTCCATCAGAACTTTCTTTTCTCCCAACACGTGTTGCTTTTCCAGTCTTCGGATCTACAAGGTTTAAGTTAGAGATATGTATAGAAGCTTCTTGCTTTACAATACCACCTTGAGGGTTCTTAGCATTTGGTTTAGTACTTTTAGATACCAGATTCATGCCTTCAACAATTGCACGTTCTTTTTTAACAAGAACTTTCAACACGCGTCCAGTTTTGCCTTTATCTTCACCGGCATTGACCAAAACTGTGTCGCCTTTTTTTATATGTAATTTACTCATTACTTAAATCTTTTACAAAATTAAAGTACCTCTGGTGCTAATGAAACAACCTTCATGTTTGTAGCACGAAGTTCTCTCGCAACCGGTCCAAAGATTCTACTTCCTCTAATTTCACCTGCGTTATTTAACAAAACACAAGCATTATCATCAAAACGAATGTACGAACCATCAGCACGACGGATTTCTTTCTTTGTACGTACAATCAAAGCTTTAGACACAACACCTTTTTTAATATCACTCGAAGGGATAACACTTTTTACTGAAACTACAATAACATCCCCAACAGAAGCATAACGACGTCCTGTACCACCCAAAACACGGATACACAAAACTTCTTTAGCTCCACTATTGTCACATACTGTAAGTCTGGATTCTGTTTGTATCATAATTACTTAGCTCTTTCAATTATTTCAACTACTCTCCATCTCTTTGTCTTACTCAAAGGACGAGTCTCACTGATTCTAACAGTGTCACCAATGTTACAATCATTACTTTCATCATGAGCATGGTATTTCTTCGTTTTACTTACGAACTTACCATAGATAGGGTGTTTTTCTTTAAACTTAGCTGCAACAGTAATAGTTTTATCCATTTTGTTGCTAAGAACAACCCCAGTTCTTTCTTTTCTTAAATTTCTAGCTTCCATCAAACCCATTATTTATTGTTAAGTTCTCTTTGGCGTAATTCTGATTTCATACGCGCAATCGTCCTGCGTAACTGTTTTATTTGTGCAGGATTATCCAAAGGGGAGATAGAATGGTTTAACACCATTTGGTTATAGCCGGCTACTTCAGCCTCAATTCTTTCTACCAGTTCTTTGGTATTTATTTCTCTAATTTCTGCAATTTTCATAAACATTATGCATTTTGATTTTGAGTATCATAATCACGTCTTACTATAAACTTAGTAGTGACAGGAAGCTTCTGAGCTGCTAAACGCAATGCTTCTTTAGCGATTTCATAGGATACGCCTTCTACTTCAATCATAATTCTACCAGGAGTAACAGGAGCTACGAATCCTTCAGGACTACCTTTACCTTTACCCATACGCACTTCTGCTGGTTTCTTTGTAATAGGTTTATCCGGAAATATTCTGATCCAAATCTGGCCTTGACGTTGCATATATCTAGTAACAGCAATACGGGCAGCTTCAATCTGTCTACCTGTAATCCATTTATTTTGCAAAGCTTTTATACCAAAAGAACCAAAAGCGAGTTGGTTGCCTCTTTGGGCATTACCTTTCATGCGACCCTTTTGTTGTCTTCTGAATTTTGTCTTTTTCGGTTGTAACATAATTTCCTAAAATTCAAATTCGTTTTAGCGATTATTTTTCTTTCTTTTGAAGTTTTTCCCACCGTCTCTGCTACCAGCATTACCACGGCCTCCTTCTTTGCTTTGAGTAAAGTTAGGAGCAAGTTCTTTCTTGCCAAAAACCTCACCTCTACAAATCCAAACTTTCACACCAAGAAGTCCAACCTTAGTCAATGCCTCAGCATGACAATAGTCAATATCTGCTCTAAATGTGTGTAATGGAGTTCTTCCTTCCTTATACATTTCAGAACGAGCCATTTCAGCTCCATTCAAACGTCCTGAAATTTGCACTTTGATACCTTCTGCTCCCATACGCATTGTATTTGCGATAGCCATTTTAATAGCACGACGGTAAGCAATCTTACCCTCTACCTGGCGAGCAATGTTATTTGCTACAATTACAGCATCTAACTCAGGTCTTTTTACTTCAAAGATATTAATTTGAATATCTTTATCAGTGATCTTCTTCAACTCTTCTTTTAACTTATCAACTTCCTGACCACCCTTACCGATGATAATACCTGGACGGGCTGTACATACGGTTATTGTAACAAGTTTCAGTGTGCGCTCAATAACTATTCTTGATACACTTGCTTTTGCAAGTCTTGCATTAAGATATTTACGAATCTTGCTATCTTCTAGCAAAGAATCACCATAATTATCGCCACCATACCAATTGGAATCCCATCCTCTGATAATTCCTAAACGGTTACTTATTGGATTAACTTTTTGTCCCATCTAGCTTAATTTTGATTATCATTAGTACTCTTAGAATCAACGAACAAAGTCACGTGATTTGAGCGTTTACGAATTCTGTAACCTCTCCCCTGTGGTGCAGGTCTCATTCTTTTCAATGTTGCTCCACAATCAACAAAAATCTTTGTTACAAATAATTCACCGCCTTCTGCTTTACGTTCGTTTTTCTGTTCCCAGTTAGCAATAGCAGAGCGCAACAATTTCTCAACTCTTGCAGAAGCTTCCTTCGATGAAAACTTCAAAACACCAAGAGCTCTGTTCACTTCCATACCACGGATCATATCAGCCACAAGACGCATCTTACGTGGAGAGGTCGGAACATTTTGCAATTTGGCAAAATACATGGTTTTAAGGGCTTCTTTTCTTTTATCAGCCGATATTTTCTTTCTTGCTCCCATTATTTTTTATTACTTTATTATTTCAGATTTAATATATCCTGTTAACGTTTCTTGTTACCAGCATGGCCTCTGAAAGTACGAGTAGGAGAGAATTCTCCTAACTTGTGCCCAACCATGTTTTCGGTAACGTAAACAGGAATAAATTTATTTCCGTTATGAACTGCAATAGTATGCCCAACAAAATCAGGCGAAATCATTGAAGCTCTAGCCCAAGTCTTAACAACAGCTTTTTTGCCTGACTCATTCATAGCAAGCACTTTTGTTTCAAGCTTAATATTAATATAAGGACCTTTTTTTAATGAACGACTCATAGTTTACTCAATTAATCAGATTACTTTTTTCTTCTCTCAATAATATACTTAGAAGATTGCTTCTTAGGAGCTCTAGTTTTCAAGCCCTTAGCATACAATCCCTTACGAGATCTTGGATGACCTCCAGAAGCGCGGCCTTCACCACCACCCATTGGGTGATCAACTGGGTTCATAACAACACCACGGTTACGAGGACGACGACCTAACCATCTTGAACGTCCAGCCTTACCAGAGCATTCCAATCCATGATCAGAGTTACCAACGCTACCAATTGTAGCTTTACATGTACTAAGTATTTGTCTTACTTCACCAGAAGGCAATTTAATAACACAATATTTGCCTTCTCTTGAAGTCAACTGAGCAAAATTACCTGCAGATCTAACCAAAGCAGCACCTTGACCAGGACGCAACTCAATATTATGAATTACAGTACCAACAGGGATATTTTGTAAAGGAAGTGCATTACCAATCTCTGGCGCTGCATTCTCACCTGACATAAGAGTATTACCTACTTGTAATCCATTGGGAGCAATAATATATCTTTTTTCACCATCGGCATAAAATAACAAAGCGATACGAGCCGAACGATTCGGATCGTATTCTATTGTTTTTACTACTGCCGGAACACCGTCTTTATTTCTCTTGAAATCAACGATTCTGATTTTCTTCTTGTGACCACCGCCAAGATAGCGCATAGTCATTTTTCCTTCGTTGTTACGACCACCAGAAGAAAGCTTACCAAACACAAGAGATTTTTCTGGTACTGATGCAGTTATCTCCTCATAAGTACCAATAATTTTATGTCTTTGCCCCGGTGTTGTGGGCTTAAATTTACGTACTGCCATTTTTATTAAATATTGCTATAAAAATCAATAGTATCTCCTTCTTTCAATGTCACAACTGCTTTTTTATAAGCATTTGTTCTACCATTGATCATTCCAGCCTTTGTATAACGACTTTTATTCTTACCGGAATAACGAATTGTATTTACATCAACAACTGTAACATTGTATAATGCTTCGACTGCGCTCTTAATTTCCAATTTGTTAGCTTCAGGACGCACGATAAATCCGAAACGATTTAACTTTTCAGATGCAGCAGTCATTTTCTCTGTAACTAACGGTTTAATAATAATTCCCATTATTTAAGCCTCCTTTTTCATTAAGATACTGTCAATAGCTGAAAGAGAACTTTCAGTAAGCACCACTGCGCCAGCATTCAATACATTGTAAGTATTTAATCCAGCGACAGTTAATACATTAGCTCTCTCGATATTACGAGCCGACAAATATACGTTTTTATTTGGTTCTGATAATACAAAAAGTAGCTTTTTATCAGAAACTTTAAGATTATTTATCAATGCTACAAAATCCTTAGTTTTTGGAGTTTCAAAAGAGAAATCTTCAACAACTACAATAGCATTACCTTGAGCCTTGTAAGATAAAGCTGATTTTCTAGCTAAAGACTTAACTTTCTTATTCAACTTAAAGAAATAGTCTCTTGGCTTAGGACCAAAAACTCTTGCACCACCAACAAATACAGGTGATTTAATATCACCAGAACGTGCTCCACCAGTACCTTTTTGTTTTTTCAACTTTCTAGTACTACCTGAAAGTTCACTTCTTTCTTTTGATTTGTGAGTTCCCTGACGTTGACAAGCCATAAATTGTTTTACATCCAAATAAATAGCATGGTCATTAGGCTCAATTCCGAAGATTGATTCATTTAACGTAATCTTTCTTCCAGTGTCTTCACCTTTAATGTTATATACGTTAACTTCCATTATTTCTCAATTATTACGATTGAACCTTTGCATCCCGGAATTGAACCTTTAATCAATAAAAGGTTGTGTTCTGGAATAACTTTTAAAACTCGCAAATTTTGAACAGTAACTCTGTCACCGCCCATTTGTCCACCCATGCGCATTCCTTTGAATACTTTTGCTGGGTAAGAACAAGCACCGATAGAACCCGGTTTACGTAAACGGTTGTGCTGACCATGAGTAGCCTGTCCAACACCACCAAATCCGTGTCTTTTAACTACACCCTGGAAACCTTTACCCTTAGAAGTTGCAATAACGTCTACAAAAACTGCATCATTAAACAACTCTACAGAGATTGTGTCTCCTAGATTAAGTTCATTTTCAAATTCTTTGAACTCGGCCAAGTGTCTCTTTGGTGTTACTTTGGCTTTAGCGAAGTGTCCCATTAATGGTTTAGTAGTATGTTTTTCCTTTTTTTCCTGGAAACCTACTTGAACAGCTTCGTAACCGTCTTTTTCAACTGTTTTCAGTTGAGTAACAACACAAGGACCTGCTTCGATAACAGTGCATGGTACATTTTTACCATCGGCACTGAAAACGGATGTCATTCCGATTTTCTTTCCTAATAATCCTGGCATTTCACTTTTTTTTAATTATCAAACTTTAATTTCTACTTCTACTCCGCTTGGCAATTCCAGCTTCATCAAAGCATCAACAGTCTTAGCTGTAGAGCTATAAATGTCAATCAATCTTTTGAATGAAGACAATTGAAATTGTTCTCTGGATTTCTTGTTAACAAAAGTAGAGCGGTTCACTGTAAAGATACGCTTGTGCGTAGGAAGAGGTATAGG is part of the uncultured Bacteroides sp. genome and encodes:
- the rpmC gene encoding 50S ribosomal protein L29, with translation MKIAEIREINTKELVERIEAEVAGYNQMVLNHSISPLDNPAQIKQLRRTIARMKSELRQRELNNK
- the rplV gene encoding 50S ribosomal protein L22 yields the protein MGARKKISADKRKEALKTMYFAKLQNVPTSPRKMRLVADMIRGMEVNRALGVLKFSSKEASARVEKLLRSAIANWEQKNERKAEGGELFVTKIFVDCGATLKRMRPAPQGRGYRIRKRSNHVTLFVDSKSTNDNQN
- the rpsQ gene encoding 30S ribosomal protein S17, translated to MEARNLRKERTGVVLSNKMDKTITVAAKFKEKHPIYGKFVSKTKKYHAHDESNDCNIGDTVRISETRPLSKTKRWRVVEIIERAK
- the rplP gene encoding 50S ribosomal protein L16; this encodes MLQPKKTKFRRQQKGRMKGNAQRGNQLAFGSFGIKALQNKWITGRQIEAARIAVTRYMQRQGQIWIRIFPDKPITKKPAEVRMGKGKGSPEGFVAPVTPGRIMIEVEGVSYEIAKEALRLAAQKLPVTTKFIVRRDYDTQNQNA
- the rplN gene encoding 50S ribosomal protein L14, translating into MIQTESRLTVCDNSGAKEVLCIRVLGGTGRRYASVGDVIVVSVKSVIPSSDIKKGVVSKALIVRTKKEIRRADGSYIRFDDNACVLLNNAGEIRGSRIFGPVARELRATNMKVVSLAPEVL
- the rplF gene encoding 50S ribosomal protein L6, encoding MSRIGKLPISIPAGVSVTLKDDVVTVKGPKGELSQYVNPLIKVEVADNQILLTRNSDERQERAFHGLYRSLINNMVVGVSEGYKKELELVGVGYRATSNGNIIEFALGYSHNIFLQLPLEVKVETKSERNKNPLIILESCDKQLLGQVCSKIRSFRKPEPYKGKGIKFVGEEIRRKSGKSAGAK
- the rplE gene encoding 50S ribosomal protein L5, with the protein product MSNTASLKKEYAERIAPALKEQFQYSSSMQVPVLKKIVINQGLGSAVADKKIIEVAINEMTAITGQKAVATISRKDIANFKLRKKMPIGVMVTLRRERMYEFLEKLVRVALPRIRDFKGIESKFDGKGNYTLGIQEQIIFPEINIDSITKILGMNITFVTTAQSDEEGYALLKEFGLPFKNSKKD
- the rpsN gene encoding 30S ribosomal protein S14, with the protein product MAKESMKAREVKRAKLVAKYAEKRAQLKKDGDYDALQALPKNASPVRLHNRCKLTGRPKGYIRQFGISRIQFREMASNGLIPGVKKASW
- the rplX gene encoding 50S ribosomal protein L24 codes for the protein MSKLHIKKGDTVLVNAGEDKGKTGRVLKVLVKKERAIVEGMNLVSKSTKPNAKNPQGGIVKQEASIHISNLNLVDPKTGKATRVGRKESSDGTLVRYSKKSGEEIK
- the rpsS gene encoding 30S ribosomal protein S19; protein product: MSRSLKKGPYINIKLETKVLAMNESGKKAVVKTWARASMISPDFVGHTIAVHNGNKFIPVYVTENMVGHKLGEFSPTRTFRGHAGNKKR
- the rpsC gene encoding 30S ribosomal protein S3; amino-acid sequence: MGQKVNPISNRLGIIRGWDSNWYGGDNYGDSLLEDSKIRKYLNARLAKASVSRIVIERTLKLVTITVCTARPGIIIGKGGQEVDKLKEELKKITDKDIQINIFEVKRPELDAVIVANNIARQVEGKIAYRRAIKMAIANTMRMGAEGIKVQISGRLNGAEMARSEMYKEGRTPLHTFRADIDYCHAEALTKVGLLGVKVWICRGEVFGKKELAPNFTQSKEGGRGNAGSRDGGKNFKRKKNNR
- the rpsH gene encoding 30S ribosomal protein S8, which encodes MTDPIADYLTRLRNAIGAKHRVVEIPASNLKKEITKILFEKGYILNYKFVEDGPQGTIKVALKYDSVNKVNAIKKLIRISSPGLRKYTGYKDMPRVINGLGIAIISTSKGVMTNKEAAELKIGGEVLCYVY